In one window of Syngnathus scovelli strain Florida chromosome 22, RoL_Ssco_1.2, whole genome shotgun sequence DNA:
- the lrig3 gene encoding leucine-rich repeats and immunoglobulin-like domains protein 3 gives MYSSRQPRTFADFVVFFLLFCGVAGNTRTCPAPCACLGDLVDCSRLKRGQIPNSLPEWTVQLDLSHNKLQVLDSTLFSKLRHLNEIKLNHNELDSIPDLGPCASNVTTLILANNRLSKMAAEQLRPFLALETLDLSNNNIVEIKANSFPVLPLKNLFLNNNRISSLETGCFGNLSNSLQVLRLNRNRLSSIPAKIFQLPNLQHLELSRNRVRRVEGLTFHGLQALRSLKMQRNGLTRLMDGAFWGLGNMEVLQLDYNNLTEVSKGWLYGLLTLQQLHLGHNAISRIRADAWEFCQKLSELNLSSNHLSRLEESSFVGLSLLDELHIGNNRVSFIADGAFRGLSSLQTLDLQNNEISWTIEDMNGPFSALDNLKRIFLQGNQIRSVTKKSFSGLDALQHLDLSNNAIMSIQANAFSQMKNLQELRLNTSSLLCDCQLKWLPVWVAEQTFLPSVNASCAHPQMLKGRSVFAVSPEEFVCDDFPKPQITIQPETQSALKGSNVTFVCSAASSSDSPMTFAWKKDNEVLNDPEIHNQAHLRVQGSSGGETEVTEYTTTLQLRDVQFSSEGKYQCVISNHFGSSYSTKARLTVNMLPSFTKMPTDLSIRAGATARLECAAVGHPSPQIAWQKDGGIDFPAARERRMHVMPEDDVFFMVDVKTEDIGVYSCTAQNIAGAISANATLTVLETPSFLRPLMDRTVAKGETAVLQCIAGGSPAPRLNWTKDDSPLVVTERHFFAAANQLLIIVDAAEADVGKYTCEMSNALGTERGNIRLSVIPNPNCDSGAQGGIGVGIIGGTGSDDDGWTTVGIVIIAVVCCVVGTSLVWVVIIYHTRRRNEDCSVTNTDETNLPADIPSYLSSQGTLADRQDGYIPSESGSSHQYMTSSISGFYLQPKDMNGLCQLDTGSEAEMEAASIDPLLCHYQGPISTLLRRDLYPTELAEVYTGCSVDPRPVCTESYSGSLTRPKRQDYLLSEPFDLCSSTILMQLPNASLHLGPSHQQTGRRPSMEELEPSNYGRPHECPPPYNSFMGTFGKSPWRPQQDLYTGYSPPPTTCNENPYAGVDTESDREEDNSESEQSRSVYEQPFDSNRTDFSQNGTSC, from the exons gGACCTGAGCCATAATAAATTACAGGTGCTCGACAGCACTTTGTTTTCTAAACTGCGACATCTGAACGAAAT CAAGCTGAACCACAACGAACTGGATTCGATACCTGACTTGGGTCCGTGCGCGTCCAACGTCACCACGTTGATTCT AGCAAACAACAGgttatccaagatggccgccgagcAGCTCAGGCCTTTCCTCGCCCTGGAAACGCTAGACCTCAGCAACAACAACATTGTGGAAATCAAGGCCAACTCTTTCCCCGTTTTGCCGCTCAAGAACTT ATTCCTCAACAACAATCGCATTTCCTCATTGGAGACCGGCTGCTTCGGTAATCTGTCCAACAGTCTTCAGGTTCTCAGACTCAACCGCAACCGTCTGTCCTCCATCCCGGCCAAAATCTTCCAGCTGCCCAATTTGCAACACCT GGAGCTAAGCCGGAATCGAGTGCGCCGGGTGGAAGGTTTGACCTTCCACGGTCTGCAGGCTCTTCGCTCTCTGAAGATGCAGAGGAACGGCCTGACTCGCCTCATGGACGGGGCCTTCTGGGGCCTCGGCAACATGGAAGTCCT GCAGTTGGACTACAACAACCTGACGGAGGTGAGCAAGGGCTGGCTCTACGGCCTGCTGACTCTGCAGCAGCTCCACCTCGGCCACAACGCCATCAGCAGGATCCGAGCCGACGCCTGGGAGTTCTGCCAGAAACTCAGCGAGCT GAACCTTTCTTCCAACCACCTGTCCCGACTGGAAGAATCCAGTTTCGTGGGACTCAGCTTGCTCGACGAGCTTCACATCGGGAATAATCGCGTTAGTTTCATCGCCGACGGAGCATTTCGAGGCCTCTCCAGCCTGCAGACGCT GGATCTTCAAAATAACGAAATCTCCTGGACCATCGAGGACATGAACGGGCCTTTCTCAGCGTTGGACAATTTGAAGAGAAT atttttaCAAGGAAACCAAATCCGATCAGTTACCAAGAAGTCCTTCTCTGGCCTCGATGCTTTACAGCACCT cgacttaagcaataacgcCATCATGTCCATCCAAGCCAATGCTTTCTCTCAGATGAAAAATCTACAAGAGCT GCGACTGAACACCTCCAGCTTGCTGTGCGACTGCCAGCTCAAGTGGCTTCCAGTCTGGGTGGCAGAACAAACTTTCCTCCCGAGCGTCAATGCCAGCTGCGCCCACCCGCAGATGCTGAAGGGCCGCAGCGTGTTCGCCGTTAGCCCCGAGGAGTTCGTGTGCG ATGATTTCCCAAAGCCTCAGATCACCATTCAGCCGGAGACCCAGTCGGCTCTGAAAGGATCCAACGTGACCTTTGTGTGCTCGGCCGCGAGCTCCAGCGACTCGCCTATGACCTTCGCCTGGAAGAAAGACAACGAGGTCCTTAACGACCCTGAGATCCACAACCAGGCCCACTTGAGGGTGCAGGGAAGTTCCGGCGGCGAGACCGAGGTGACGGAGTATACAACCACGCTGCAGCTGCGTGACGTGCAGTTCTCCAGCGAGGGGAAGTACCAGTGTGTCATCTCCAACCATTTTGGATCTTCGTACTCCACCAAAGCCAGGCTCACGGTTAATA TGCTTCCTTCCTTCACCAAAATGCCGACGGACTTGAGTATCCGCGCCGGAGCAACGGCCAGGCTGGAATGCGCCGCGGTGGGTCACCCGTCGCCTCAGATCGCCTGGCAGAAAGACGGCGGCATCGACTTCCCCGCCGCCCGCGAACGCCGAATGCATGTCATGCCGGAGGACGACGTCTTCTTCATGGTGGACGTCAAGACGGAGGACATTGGGGTTTACAGCTGCACTGCTCAGAACATTGCCGGGGCCATTTCGGCTAATGCCACGCTAACGGTTTTAG AAACGCCCTCTTTCCTACGACCCCTTATGGACCGCACGGTAGCCAAAGGCGAAACGGCCGTACTCCAATGCATCGCCGGGGGCAGCCCCGCCCCGAGACTTAACTGGACCAAAGACGACAGTCCTTTGGTGGTGACCGAGCGCCATTTCTTCGCCGCCGCCAATCAGCTCCTCATCATCGTGGACGCCGCCGAGGCGGATGTCGGGAAGTACACCTGCGAGATGTCCAACGCTCTGGGCACCGAACGGGGGAACATCAGGCTCTCCGTCATACCCAACCCCAATTGCGACTCTGGAGCCCAAGGAGGGATCGGGGTCGGGATCATCGGCGGAACGGGCTCGGATGACGACGGCTGGACCACGGTGGGCATCGTCATTATAGCCGTGGTGTGCTGCGTCGTTGGCACCTCGCTAGTTTGGGTGGTGATCATCTACCACACTCGACGGCGGAACGAGGACTGCAGTGTCACCAACACCG ACGAGACCAACCTGCCAGCAGATATCCCAAGCTACCTCTCCTCTCAAGGCACACTTGCGGACCGCCAGGATGGCTACATCCCATCTGAGAGCGGCAGCAGCCATCAGTACATGACCTCATCCATTAGCGGCTTCTACTTGCAGCCCAAAGACATGAATG GTCTTTGTCAGCTGGATACGGGAAGTGAAGCAGAGATGGAAGCGGCGTCCATCGACCCTCTTCTATGCCATTACCAAGGTCCGATAAGCACACTGCTTCGCCGAGATTTGTACCCGACTGAACTGGCCGAGGTCTACACAG GGTGTTCCGTTGACCCAAGACCAGTTTGCACCGAGTCCTACAGTGGAAGTCTGACCAGACCTAAAAGACAGGACTACCTCCTCTCGGAGCCCTTTGACCTTTGCTCCTCTACGATCCTGATGCAGCTCCCCAATGCCAGCCTCCACCTTGGCCCCTCCCATCAGCAGACCGGTCGCCGACCATCCATGGAGGAGCTAGAACCGTCCAACTACGGCCGACCTCACGAGTGTCCGCCTCCTTACAACAGCTTCATGG GGACTTTTGGGAAATCACCCTGGAGGCCTCAGCAGGACTTGTACACGGGATACAGCCCACCTCCGACGACGTGTAACGAAAACCCTTACGCTGGCGTCGACACGGAGTCGGATCGCGAGGAGGACAACTCGGAATCGGAGCAGAGCCGCAGCGTTTACGAACAGCCGTTTGACAGCAACAGGACGGACTTTTCTCAAAACGGAACGAGCTGTTAG